The Tripterygium wilfordii isolate XIE 37 chromosome 4, ASM1340144v1, whole genome shotgun sequence genome has a window encoding:
- the LOC119997467 gene encoding NAC domain-containing protein 2-like, with protein MTTDLLLPPGFRFHPTDEELVRHYLCRKCASQSIAVPIIAEIDLYKYDPWDLPGLALYGEKEWYFFSPRDRKYPNGSRPNRAAGSGYWKATGADKPIGVPKPVGIKKALVFYTGKAPKGEKTNWIMHEYRLADVDRSIRKKNNSLRLDDWVLCRIYNKKGTLEKQGQVTNRKTNMGEIEEKKPEIATSVMENSQLPPAPTATATMNDYMYFDPSDSIPRLHTDSSCSEHVVSPEFTAEVQSEPKLKDWGTLNTLDFPYNYIDPTVSNNNNNVGFASQFQGNNQMWQLQDMFMYMQKPF; from the exons ATGACTACTGACTTACTGTTGCCACCGGGGTTCAGGTTCCATCCGACCGATGAGGAGCTCGTGAGGCACTATCTTTGCCGGAAATGTGCGTCACAGTCTATCGCCGTCCCGATCATCGCCGAAATTGATCTCTACAAGTACGATCCATGGGATCTTCCAG GTCTGGCGTTGTACGGTGAAAAGGAGTGGTACTTTTTCTCACCGAGGGACAGGAAGTATCCGAACGGGTCAAGACCTAATCGGGCGGCAGGGTCCGGGTACTGGAAGGCAACTGGGGCTGACAAGCCGATTGGAGTGCCGAAGCCAGTCGGAATCAAGAAGGCTTTGGTGTTCTACACCGGAAAAGCTCCCAAAGGAGAGAAAACCAACTGGATTATGCATGAGTATCGCTTAGCGGATGTGGATCGTTCCATTCGCAAGAAGAACAACAGCTTAAGG CTGGACGACTGGGTACTGTGTCGCATATACAACAAGAAGGGCACCTTGGAGAAGCAAGGACAGGTCACAAACCGGAAGACAAACATGGGGGAGATTGAGGAGAAGAAACCGGAGATCGCGACAAGTGTCATGGAGAATTCACAGCTGCCACCTGCTCCGACAGCCACCGCGACGATGAATGATTACATGTACTTCGACCCTTCCGACTCGATACCGAGGCTGCACACGGACTCTAGCTGCTCGGAGCACGTGGTGTCGCCGGAATTCACGGCGGAGGTTCAGAGTGAGCCCAAGTTGAAGGACTGGGGAACTTTAAATACCCTCGATTTCCCTTATAATTACATCGACCCCACCGTGAGTAACAATAATAACAACGTGGGGTTTGCTTCACAGTTTCAGGGGAATAATCAGATGTGGCAGCTCCAAGACATGTTCATGTACATGCAGAAGCCgttttga
- the LOC119997468 gene encoding E3 ubiquitin ligase BIG BROTHER-related-like, with translation MDNEEEKQTPRRVSFTDLHQVESDHVMAMALQEQERTAFTTLPDIESDSSNEEESEEYSSEEEEEDYDSNDYEFFQSIRELEAAELEFLEGEGSNNNDDDEMEEDDVDVDELSYEELIALGEFIGEEKRGMSVNEISTCLRQFKCRLSADQNNERADVDRCVVCQLEYEEGEALVGLPCEHPFHSECISMWLQIKKLCPICSTEVSSPKTTTSGN, from the coding sequence ATGGACAATGAAGAGGAAAAGCAAACGCCGAGAAGGGTTTCTTTTACTGATCTCCATCAAGTAGAATCTGATCATGTTATGGCAATGGCTTTGCAAGAACAAGAAAGGACAGCTTTTACAACGCTTCCAGATATCGAAAGTGACAGCAGCAATGAAGAGGAAAGTGAAGAATATTCaagcgaagaagaagaagaagattacgATAGCAACGATTATGAATTTTTCCAGAGTATTCGTGAACTTGAAGCTGCAGAGCTAGAGTTCCTTGAGGGAGAAGGCAGCAACAACAACgatgatgatgaaatggaggaAGACGATGTTGATGTGGATGAGTTATCATATGAAGAATTGATTGCATTAGGAGAATTCattggagaagagaagagagggaTGTCCGTAAATGAAATCTCGACGTGCTTGCGCCAATTCAAGTGTCGATTATCCGCTGATCAGAACAACGAGAGAGCGGATGTTGATAGATGTGTTGTATGTCAGCTTGAATATGAAGAAGGTGAAGCACTGGTGGGTCTTCCTTGTGAACACCCTTTTCATTCAGAATGTATTAGTATGTGGCTTCAAATCAAGAAGCTCTGCCCAATATGCAGCACTGAAGTTTCATCACCCAAAACTACTACTTCTGGGAATTAa
- the LOC119997466 gene encoding pentatricopeptide repeat-containing protein At2g35030, mitochondrial has protein sequence MLAFFRCPRLRVLSCIQADKLLYYSINYSIAHKIEFPERDYSANPAVAHSNHVITKLSREGRINEARNVFDEMCARDVVTWTTVITGYVKCGLMEEARKLFDRVDAKKNVITWTSMVSGYVRLKRISEAERLFEDMPERNVVSWNTMVDGYAQHGMIDKALMLFEKMPARNVVSWNMIITALEQCGRIDKARQLFDMMPTRNVVSWTAMVSGLARNGRIQEAREVFERMPARSVVSWNAMINGYVQNLRLDEAVELFERMPERDMPSWNIMITGYIQNNNLTRGRNLFDQMRRKNVVSWTTMIMGYVQDGQSEEALKIFSYMLADGEVRPNQGTFVCVLGACCDLAGLNEGQQVHQMINKTIYLENENIVSALISMYSKCGDLGTARRMFDDGVTSQRDLVSWNCMIAAYAHHGYGNEAIILFNKMQDFGFKPNDVTYVGLLTACSHAGLVEEGLKFFEELLYNTCIQLREDHYSCLVDLYGRAGRLKDAIDFIKQIGTEVSSSVWGALLAACHVHGDVNLGKLVAKELLEVEPENSGAHLLLSNIYASTGKWSEAKGMRLKMMDKGLKKQPGCSWIEVGNRFHVFIVGDKSHSHRKIIYSLLCDLHAKMKLPGLIPNNVSMPDENFAVT, from the coding sequence ATGCTGGCTTTTTTTCGTTGTCCAAGACTACGCGTCTTGAGCTGTATCCAAGCTGACAAACTTCTCTATTATTCTATAAACTATTCAATCGCGCACAAAATTGAATTCCCCGAGAGAGATTACAGCGCCAATCCAGCCGTAGCACACTCCAATCATGTGATTACAAAGCTAAGCAGAGAAGGGAGAATCAATGAGGCGCGGaacgtgttcgatgaaatgtgtGCCAGAGATGTGGTTACGTGGACGACAGTGATAACTGGGTATGTCAAATGTGGGTTGATGGAAGAAGCGAGGAAACTTTTTGATAGAGTTGATGCGAAGAAGAATGTGATAACATGGACATCCATGGTTTCAGGGTACGTGAGATTGAAGCGGATTTCTGAAGCGGAAAGGTTGTTTGAAGATATGCCAGAGAGAAATGTGGTTTCTTGGAACACAATGGTAGATGGGTATGCACAACATGGGATGATTGATAAGGCGCTTATGTTGTTTGAGAAAATGCCTGCGAGAAATGTGGTTTCGTGGAATATGATTATAACAGCATTGGAGCAATGTGGGAGGATTGATAAAGCGAGGCAGTTGTTTGATATGATGCCTACAAGGAATGTGGTTTCTTGGACTGCTATGGTTTCAGGATTAGCAAGGAATGGAAGGATTCAGGAGGCTAGAGAGGTTTTTGAGAGGATGCCTGCGAGAAGCGTGGTTTCTTGGAATGCCATGATTAATGGATATGTGCAGAATTTGAGGCTAGATGAGGCTGTTGAGTTGTTTGAGAGGATGCCAGAGAGGGATATGCCCTCATGGAATATTATGATCACAGGGTATATTCAGAATAACAATTTGACGAGAGGGAGGAATTTGTTTGATCAAATGCGACGAAAGAATGTGGTTTCATGGACTACAATGATCATGGGGTATGTACAAGATGGCCAAAGTGAGGAAGCATTAAAGATTTTTTCATATATGTTGGCAGATGGTGAGGTGAGGCCTAATCAAGGGACTTTTGTGTGTGTCTTGGGTGCTTGTTGTGACTTAGCTGGTTTGAATGAGGGACAGCAAGTTCATCAGATGATAAATAAAACAATCTATctggaaaatgaaaatattgtttCAGCACTCATAAGTATGTACTCGAAATGTGGGGACTTAGGTACTGCTAGGAGAATGTTTGATGATGGAGTGACAAGCCAGAGAGACTTGGTATCCTGGAATTGTATGATAGCAGCCTATGCTCATCATGGATATGGAAATGAAGCAatcattttgttcaataaaatGCAGGATTTTGGGTTCAAGCCCAATGATGTCACTTATGTTGGTTTGCTCACTGCATGCAGCCATGCTGGCTTAGTAGAGGAGGGCCTGAAGTTCTTTGAAGAGCTTTTGTACAACACATGCATACAGTTGAGAGAGGATCACTACTCCTGCTTGGTGGATCTCTATGGTCGTGCAGGGAGGTTAAAAGATGCTATTGATTTCATCAAACAGATTGGGACTGAGGTGTCATCGTCTGTGTGGGGGGCACTTCTTGCTGCATGTCATGTCCATGGGGACGTGAACCTAGGGAAGCTGGTTGCAAAAGAGCTTTTAGAAGTGGAGCCGGAGAATTCAGGTGCGCACTTGTTGCTGTCAAATATATATGCTTCAACCGGGAAATGGAGCGAAGCAAAAGGAATGAGGTTAAAAATGATGGACAAGGGTTTGAAAAAGCAGCCCGGTTGTAGCTGGATTGAAGTTGGGAACAGATTTCATGTATTTATAGTTGGTGACAAGTCTCATTCTCATCGCAAGATAATTTATTCCTTACTCTGCGATCTCCATGCAAAAATGAAGTTGCCTGGATTAATACCAAATAATGTTTCAATGCCGGATGAGAATTTTGCAGTGACATGA
- the LOC119997469 gene encoding protein TRIGALACTOSYLDIACYLGLYCEROL 1, chloroplastic-like encodes MQARCHLHPLSSFSNRRISVKPDGWRKLKPLNSSQIGFTTGAENCKLILTQKEHRLCVIPNTNDGHPSVTLIEEDVNGNHTPSLETDTFLSRWSPPRYVWRGLSTLVMAGQVILRSLKGQIHWKNTLQQLERVGPKSVGVCLLTSAFVGMAFTIQFVREFTRLGLNRSIGGVLALAFSRELSPVITSIVVAGRIGSAFAAELGTMQVSEQTDTLRVLGTDPVDYLVTPRVIATCVALPFLTLMCFTVGMASSALLADGVYGVSINIIMDSAMRALRSWDIINSMIKSQVFGAIISIVSCAWGVTTMGGAKGVGESTTSAVVISLVGIFVADFALSYCFFQSAGDQLKNCM; translated from the exons ATGCAAGCACGTTGTCATCTTCATCCACTCTCTTCCTTCTCTAATAG AAGAATTTCTGTTAAACCTGATGGATGGAGAAAGCTTAAACCTTTGAATTCTAGTCAGATTGGCTTCACTACTGGAGCTGAGAATTGTAAACTGATATTGACTCAAAAAGAACATAGATTGTGTGTTATCCCCAATACAAATGATGGGCATCCTTCTGTGACCTTGATAGAAGAAGATGTCAATGGAAATCACACACCTAGTTTGGAAACAGATACATTTTTGAGTAGATGGTCACCTCCTCGGTATGTATGGAGAGGACTATCGACCCTGGTCATGGCAGGGCAGGTAATTCTCAGGTCTCTAAAGGGACAAATTCATTGGAAGAACACTCTTCAGCAGCTTGAGAGAGTGGGGCCTAAATCAGTTGGGGTTTGTCTTCTAACCTCAGCATTTGTTGGCATGGCCTTTACTATCCAATTTGTTCGAGAATTTACCCGACTGGGGCTGAATAGATCTATTGGTGGGGTATTGGCCCTGGCTTTCTCAAGAGAGTTGAGTCCTGTGATTACATCGATAGTGGTTGCAGGACGAATTGGGAGTGCATTTGCTGCAGAGTTGGGAACAATGCAGGTTTCTGAGCAAACAGACACTTTGAGAGTTCTCGGGACGGACCCTGTTGATTACCTTGTGACACCAAGGGTTATTGCTACCTGTGTGGCTCTACCATTTTTGACTCTCATGTGTTTCACAGTTGGGATGGCGTCCAGTGCCCTACTCGCTGATGGCGTTTATGGGGTtagtattaatattattatggaTTCTGCAATGAGGGCACTTAGATCATGGGATATAATTAATTCAATGATCAAGTCCCAGGTTTTCGGTGCGATCATATCGATTGTGAGCTGTGCTTGGGGAGTTACTACCATGGGAGGTGCTAAAGGGGTTGGGGAGTCCACGACTTCAGCTGTTGTTATCTCCCTTGTTGGAATCTTTGTCGCCGATTTTGCGttgtcttattgcttcttccaGTCAGCTGGAGATCAACTAAAGAATTGCATGTAA
- the LOC119997470 gene encoding proteasome subunit beta type-3-A-like isoform X1, producing MSIFEYNGSALIAMVGKNCFAIASDRRLGVQLQTVATDFQRIHQIHDRLFLGLSGLGTDAQTLHQRLVFRHKLYQLREERDMKPETFASLVSSILYEKRFGPYFCQPVIAGLSDEDRPFICTMDSIGAKELAKDFVVAGTASESLYGACEAMFKPDMEPEELFEAVSQALLSSVDRDCLSGWGGHVFVVTPTEIKERLLKGRMD from the exons ATGTCG ATCTTCGAGTACAATGGGAGCGCTCTAATAGCGATGGTAGGTAAGAACTGCTTCGCCATCGCCAGTGATCGTCGTCTCGGAGTTCAGTTGCAGACCGTCGCCACCGATTTCCAAAGAATCCACCAAATCCACGACCGCCTTTTTCTTGGTCTTTCCGGCCTCGGCACCGATGCCCAAACTTT GCATCAACGCCTCGTCTTCCGTCACAAATTGTACCAGCTGCGAGAAGAGAGGGACATGAAGCCTGAGACATTCGCTAGCCTTGTTTCAAGTATTCTCTATGAGAAAAG GTTTGGTCCTTATTTCTGTCAACCTGTAATTGCTGGATTGAGTGATGAAGATAGGCCCTTCATTTGCACAATGGATTCAATTGGAGCCAA GGAGCTTGCAAAAGATTTCGTTGTTGCTGGCACAGCATCAGAGTCACTATATGGAGCATGCGAAGCAATGTTCAAGCCTGACATG GAGCCTGAGGAATTATTTGAGGCCGTTTCTCAAGCTCTTCTATCATCTGTAGATCGTGACTGTTTGAGTGGCTGGGGAGGACATGTATTTGTTGT TACACCCACTGAAATAAAGGAAAGACTCTTGAAGGGAAGGATGGACTAA
- the LOC119997470 gene encoding proteasome subunit beta type-3-A-like isoform X2 has protein sequence MQIFEYNGSALIAMVGKNCFAIASDRRLGVQLQTVATDFQRIHQIHDRLFLGLSGLGTDAQTLHQRLVFRHKLYQLREERDMKPETFASLVSSILYEKRFGPYFCQPVIAGLSDEDRPFICTMDSIGAKELAKDFVVAGTASESLYGACEAMFKPDMEPEELFEAVSQALLSSVDRDCLSGWGGHVFVVTPTEIKERLLKGRMD, from the exons ATGCAGATCTTCGAGTACAATGGGAGCGCTCTAATAGCGATGGTAGGTAAGAACTGCTTCGCCATCGCCAGTGATCGTCGTCTCGGAGTTCAGTTGCAGACCGTCGCCACCGATTTCCAAAGAATCCACCAAATCCACGACCGCCTTTTTCTTGGTCTTTCCGGCCTCGGCACCGATGCCCAAACTTT GCATCAACGCCTCGTCTTCCGTCACAAATTGTACCAGCTGCGAGAAGAGAGGGACATGAAGCCTGAGACATTCGCTAGCCTTGTTTCAAGTATTCTCTATGAGAAAAG GTTTGGTCCTTATTTCTGTCAACCTGTAATTGCTGGATTGAGTGATGAAGATAGGCCCTTCATTTGCACAATGGATTCAATTGGAGCCAA GGAGCTTGCAAAAGATTTCGTTGTTGCTGGCACAGCATCAGAGTCACTATATGGAGCATGCGAAGCAATGTTCAAGCCTGACATG GAGCCTGAGGAATTATTTGAGGCCGTTTCTCAAGCTCTTCTATCATCTGTAGATCGTGACTGTTTGAGTGGCTGGGGAGGACATGTATTTGTTGT TACACCCACTGAAATAAAGGAAAGACTCTTGAAGGGAAGGATGGACTAA